The genomic DNA GCGCGTCGATCAGGGCCAGTTCCTCGTTCCGCTCACCCTGCAGCTCTTCCCGACGCTCCATGATCTCCAGCTGCTGCTCCTCGAGAGCGGCCTGCCGGCGCTGCAGCGTCTCGAGCTCGTGCTGCAGTTCGGCCACCTGCTTGGCGCCGACCGAACCACTGTCCATCAGCTTCTGGTCACGGGCCTCACGCTGACGCACGGCGTCGATCTCGGACTCGAACTTGGCGATCTGCGCGTCCAAATCCTCGACGGCGATGCTCAGCGCCGCCAACCGATCGTTGGCCTCGCGGTGCTCTGCCTGCACGGCGTCGAAGCGCTGCTGCTCGACCAGGTGCGTCGACCGGTGCGTCAGGCGGGTCAGCGCGGCGTCCACTTCGGCCACCTCGAGCAACAAACGTTGTTGCGACACTTCAGCTTTCATCTTCACGTCTCTCAGCAGGTTATCTCGACGTTCCAGGGGTCGGTACGGATCTGGCTGACCCGCACCGGCAACGCATCACCGAATTGTGCACGCACGACCCCGGCGGCCTGCTCGCACCACGGAAATTCACTCGCCCAATGCGCTACATCGACCAGCGCCACGTCCGATGCGCGGCGGTGCTCGTCGGCGGGATGATGGCGCAGATCGGACGTCACGTAGACATCGACGCCCGACCGCGTCACCGCCCCCAGCAGCGAGTCGCCGGCGCCCCCGCAGACCGCGACGCGTGACACCAGGGCGTCCGGATCGCCCGCTGCCCGTACCCCCCACGATGTGGTGGGCAGACCGCGCGCGACGCGGGACGCGAAGGCCGACAACGGTTCCGGCTCCGGCAATGAGCAGATGCGCCCGATTCCGACGTCCGACGGCAGCGGCGCCAGCGTGAGCACGTCGAACGCCGGTTCCTCATAGGGGTGCGCCGCGCGCATCGCCGTCAGCACCGCCCGCCGCAGCCGGGACGGCGCGATCACCTCGACGCGGTCCTCGGCGACCTGCTCGATGGCGCCGACCATGCCGATGGTCGGTGTCGCGCCCTCGTGCGGCAGGAACTGGCCTACGCCCATGGTCGCCCAGCTGCAGTGCGAGTAGTCGCCGATCTGGCCGCCACCGGC from Mycolicibacterium phocaicum includes the following:
- a CDS encoding Nif3-like dinuclear metal center hexameric protein — protein: MSVPLRDVIAALDRAYPPALAHSWDSVGLVCGDPSEAVESVTVAVDATAAVAASVPEGGLLLAHHPLLLRGVDTVAADTGKGALIHSLIRRGAALFSAHTNADAAAPGVSDALAEALGLQVEGVLDPAEARADLDKWVVFVPHVNADAVRDAMFAAGGGQIGDYSHCSWATMGVGQFLPHEGATPTIGMVGAIEQVAEDRVEVIAPSRLRRAVLTAMRAAHPYEEPAFDVLTLAPLPSDVGIGRICSLPEPEPLSAFASRVARGLPTTSWGVRAAGDPDALVSRVAVCGGAGDSLLGAVTRSGVDVYVTSDLRHHPADEHRRASDVALVDVAHWASEFPWCEQAAGVVRAQFGDALPVRVSQIRTDPWNVEITC
- a CDS encoding zinc ribbon domain-containing protein is translated as MKAEVSQQRLLLEVAEVDAALTRLTHRSTHLVEQQRFDAVQAEHREANDRLAALSIAVEDLDAQIAKFESEIDAVRQREARDQKLMDSGSVGAKQVAELQHELETLQRRQAALEEQQLEIMERREELQGERNEELALIDALQGDLTSAQVERDQALVSIDESRKVAADRRKALLDSVSPELAEMYEKQRKLGGPGAGLLQGSRCGACRIDLDRGELSRVSAAAPDDVLRCPECGAILVRVKDFRAGETGL